A section of the Eublepharis macularius isolate TG4126 chromosome 1, MPM_Emac_v1.0, whole genome shotgun sequence genome encodes:
- the LOC129333349 gene encoding LOW QUALITY PROTEIN: keratin-associated protein 5-3-like (The sequence of the model RefSeq protein was modified relative to this genomic sequence to represent the inferred CDS: substituted 1 base at 1 genomic stop codon) — protein MPEERIYSSGREPYFNLNSTWYDPAGSWLDTRRKPFHYAHNTCCATCCNRRDDIPRRGGHDYRCYGYRRSTCCSGGNPRVRCCVHNPSGGPRDYWGRPLGDACDGCTGYFPNEESFTGETCCGSSGGCGSGGRRGCSKPGGCCSGGRGVCSEPGGCXSGGRGVCSEPGGGGSEGRRVQSKS, from the coding sequence ATGCCAGAAGAAAGAATCTACTCTTCAGGGAGAGAGCCGTATTTTAATTTGAACTCCACTTGGTATGATCCTGCAGGATCTTGGCTGGATACTCGCCGCAAACCATTCCACTATGCTCACAATACCTGCTGTGCAACCTGTTGCAACCGCAGAGATGACATCCCACGAAGAGGAGGCCATGATTACCGATGCTACGGCTATCGTCGATCAACTTGTTGCTCTGGTGGAAACCCTAGAGTGAGATGCTGTGTCCACAACCCCTCAGGAGGACCCCGAGATTATTGGGGGCGGCCACTTGGTGATGCATGCGATGGGTGTACAGGATATTTTCCTAACGAAGAGTCATTCACTGGTGAGACATGTTGTGGATCCTCAGGAGGTTGTGGCAgtggaggaagaagaggatgTTCAAAACCAGGGGGATGCTGCAGTGGAGGAAGAGGGGTGTGTTCTGAGCCAGGAGGATGCTGAAGTGGAGGAAGAGGAGTGTGTTCCGAGCCAGGAGGAGGTGGAAGTGAAGGAAGAAGGGTACAGTCTAAGTCATGA
- the LOC129333072 gene encoding uncharacterized protein LOC129333072, which translates to MYSSSYGDIVGSSSEYRRSLCAEPCGESEPSYNTYELSRDPCCSMSSRRRVDCCAPPQQYCPPVQKYCPPRQQYCPPVKCCPPQRKYCPPPCSPVKCCPPQRKYCPPPSSPVKCCPPLRKYCPPPCPPQQKYCPPPCPPQQKYCPPPCPPQQKYCPPPCPPQQKYCPPPCPPQQKYCPPPCPPQQKYCPPPCPPQQKYCPPPCPPQQKYCPPPCPPQQKYCPPPSCPPKQYRPPIQQTCCSGSQSAICQVEQVCQVPPQLLKK; encoded by the coding sequence ATGTACAGTTCTAGCTATGGGGACATTGTAGGCTCAAGCAGCGAGTACCGAAGATCTCTCTGTGCTGAGCCATGTGGGGAATCTGAACCATCGTACAACACCTACGAACTATCACGTGATCCCTGTTGTTCTATGAGCTCCCGTCGACGAGTGGACTGCTGTGCTCCACCTCAGCAGTACTGCCCTCCTGTGCAAAAATACTGTCCACCAAGACAACAGTACTGCCCCCCAGTAAAGTGCTGCCCGCCGCAGAGGAAGTAttgccctcctccctgctctccaGTAAAATGCTGTCCACCACAACGGAAGTATTGTCCTCCTCCTAGCTCCCCTGTAAAATGCTGCCCACCACTGCGGAAGTATTGCCCTCCTCCCTGCCCACCACAGCAGAAGTATTGTCCTCCTCCTTGCCCTCCGCAGCAGAAGTATTGTCCTCctccctgccctccacagcagaaGTACTGCCCTCCTCCCTGCCCACCACAGCAGAAGTACTGCCCTCCTCCCTGCCCACCACAGCAGAAGTACTGCCCTCCTCCCTGCCCACCGCAGCAGAAGTACTGCCCTCCTCCCTGCCCACCACAGCAGAAGTACTGCCCTCCTCCCTGCCCACCACAGCAGAAGTACTGCCCTCCTCCCTGCCCACCGCAGCAGAAGTACTGCCCTCCTCCCAGCTGTCCACCAAAGCAGTATCGTCCCCCGATACAGCAAACCTGCTGTTCTGGCAGCCAGTCTGCAATCTGCCAGGTGGAACAAGTGTGTCAGGTACCACCTCAGCTTCTGAAGAAGTAA